A window of Gossypium hirsutum isolate 1008001.06 chromosome D13, Gossypium_hirsutum_v2.1, whole genome shotgun sequence genomic DNA:
ttttgcatagagaacttgaggaggatatttacatgcaacaaccaaagggttttatagtctcagtaaaagaggactatgtttgcttgctgaaaaattccctttacggtttgaaacagtcaccaagacagtggtacaagaggtttgattcctttatgacttctcatgatttcaaaagaagtagctttgatagttgtgtttacttttagaaaaacagtgatggttcttttgtgtatctacttctttatgcgacatgttgatagtagcgaaagataaatgagagataagaaaggtcaaagcccaactaagtgaagaatttgagatgaaagatttgagaccagcaaagaagatacttggtatggagattctcagagataaaaaaacaagtaaattgtacctaagttagaaAAGGTACATTGAGAaggttctttgcaggttcaatatgcagagtgctaagcctgttagtactcctttagcaacccatttcaaactttcatcagcttttgtctccacaatcagatgatgaaattgagtacatgtcacatgttccatactctagatcagtgggatctctcatgtatgctatggtttgtgaaagtccagatttatcatatgcagtcagtgcaatTAGCAGATACATGGATAATCCCGGTAAAGAATATTGGAAAGTAGTTcaatggattttaagatacttaagaggaactactgatgtttgcttacagtttggaagaactagagatggagtcctTGGGTATATTggtgctgattttgctggagaccttgatagaagaagatctcttacAGGTTATGtccggaggttgtgcaatcagttggaaagccactttgcaaactatagtcactttgtctaccactgaagctgagtacatggcgattactgaggcttgtaaagaagctatttggttgaagggactttttagtgaacttaatgaagaccttcaaatcaatacaatattttgtgacagttagagtgccatcttccttacaaaagatcaaatgttttatGAGAGAAAAAAACACATTGATGtctggtatcattttgttcgtgatattattgttcgtggtgatattgttgtgagcaaaattagtactcatgaaaatcctgcagatatgatgactaagtcagttcctataaccaagtttgagcattactTAAACTTGATTGGTGTTCAATGTTGaaattaaacccttaaggggttttatagaagaggtgaagaacttgtttgttgagagttcgcgatgaaaaacttgttcattgagaattcctTTCAATGTgaagattgttagaattaagtgacccgaatccttatttaaataaaatacagtggtaaaataaaataaaagtaaaatccctataaaactacatttcttttattttattttagaataaggttttttaaaccttattaaactccatctatttgatattgattagaataaggtgtttcaatcttactacactcctattagaatatgattttacaagcctataaagaGACATAATCTACTCCTCTTAtaataattcgaattcgacatagtgaattttcttctcttttaccggtgaattcgacatagtaatcttgtgtaacacccttaatccatattcgtcgccgaattagggtcaCAAGGTATTACCGAACTCAAATATAGATATTAACATTTATGCAAGTCATATTACCATTTATTCATTCCTCAAATCGGCTAACTATTACCATGAGTCGACCATACCTAATTCATGCACAATTCAACTAACTAATATTAGCCAACAATCCATACATTAGCAACCATGACATATAAGCACATATACATAGTTTCAAGTTACCAATCTGTAACCGAATTTGCAAGTACACCAAATTATATCACAAAAATGTACCTATTTTCTCACTACCATTTTGTGCGTATATGACCATGACAACTTGAACTATATTGTACACTTATAGCATCTAATTTATACCTAATTCACATGCTTAAGATACATACACATAACCAAACTCATACCACATATTCAGTCATCACATCCAGCCTCCAaaataattcatgtcatttttaTCTTGAGTTGTACCTAAAATTCAATCATTCAAGTATATAGTAAGCATACTTAACCATTACCTATCCAAATCAAACCTCCCTTTTTGTCATTTAGATCCAAAATGAAACAATTAACCAAACCATTATAAAACATGTCCATTTCTTACAATTAGCAACCGAATTTTtgcataattaaaattcatcaaatacaTATCTATCATTACTTCAATGTTAAGCTAAGTTATACAACTATCCACCATTCAAAATTGTTCCACATATCATACTTTCAAAAATTAGCTAACTATCAAACCAACTATTTAACCTACTTACCATTTCTCCATGCCAAATTATAACCAACATTTCAAGACATATATACCAATCACATATTTTCAAATTAGATTCAAATTCTAATCGTATATAcacaaactttaacattataTTCAAGCTATATAACTAACtatctcacatatatatataccatgaaaTATACTTTCCtattaaactattattataaCCGAATACACATAAGTATTAAAATCAAGattaagtcattttcgcatggctaaatatagACACACTTCATGActacacaaaaaaaatgctagcctatacatgccatatgttcaaagtttcgagctttcaaaataccgagatagagatcgatagtgtgacggacTTCTTTGACGATCCCTGAACTCGTAACTAgcttctaaaatctataaaacaatgaatgaACAAACACAtaataagcttaaatagcttagtaagttgtaagcACATAGTTTTCAAAGaacacatataaattatacaagtaggCCGAATTCTACTAATCttgtacacatacatatatatactcatatttatgtgattaattcatcttttcaTGTTATACGTAATACTTACCTTTACTTTCAACTTCGTATAACTCAAACATACCTGAATTGCTTAATTCAAATCCACATTCAGTTTTTCATTTGGTTTCCCGTTATACCATTCAGATTCAAAGAAAAGATACTCGGACGACtcaaaaagctcatacaatgccaacgtcccagacgtggtcttacatgtaatcaaataacgattccactgtcccagatagggtcttacacgtaatcatatatgacgccaatgtcccagatatggtcttacacgtaaatctcaaatcgatgccaacgtcccagacgtggtcttacacgatatcacatTTTAGCATTCCTGTGGTTCGTAAGTCTTTCGGATGTTgtaaatcaatcaaattaaacTCGTAATTAATCATCCGATGTTAATTCGACATTATATTATACATTCACACATTTCGATTCTactatgtataaaataaatacattaaatttaacatcaattattcacttacaaacttacctcggacgaagacAAACGGATGGAATCCGCTACTCGATCACTTTCGACTTCCCCCgttctaatttcgttttcttttgtttttgatctagataaatgcaaatttaactatttaataacacatttcattcaatttaaaccaCAAACACATAATTTGGGCAATTTGCACTTTATCCCctaaaattcacatttttcacaatttagtccctatttcataaaatcaaaaaatacacaaaattcatcaaaaacatgcCTTAGCCAAATCTTCCTAgggcccctagcagcccatttaattcatttatttcaaatttaagcccataaattttctaatttcacaaataaatccctaatttgaattttatcaaaaatcacttaattaaacatgataatcaaacatcaaagatttattttccatcatcgaACAAAAAAAACCACAAGCTACCATCAATatcaaatctcaaattcatcatcaataccgaaaattaaaacatgggctagctaaaacacgaagcaacgatctcaaaaacataaaaattatcaaaaaccgatcaactaacataccttaatcaaatatagcaatggtcgaaccctagcttgcttattttctttctttttctttcaagttTTGGCAATAAGGATGAATGAATCatccattaacatgttttattttattttgttacatattactttacttttttactattttaaccttaagtatttaattataaactttataatggttgtccaaaCTTGTCCATGCATAATTCTaatggctaaattacaacataaggctCCACATAATAAAAGCCATAGCAATATaacactttaacaattagcaagtcacttttgcattttacgcgattaagtccttttagcaaattgagcacacaaacgataaaattttcacacgaaactttcacacatattaattcacatgtTGTAGACActaaaaatactattaatatatttttataactcagattcgtggtcccgaagcCACAGTTCcgactaaggtctaaaccgggttgttacatctTGGCTAAATCATTTATCCAAACCCTTATCTGTTCATATTTTAAACCTATTAATGTGTTGTTTTCATAATACTACAATACTGGACCAAACCAGGTAAATTTTTTTCGTAAAACAAGGCTCAAGTATTGATACCACCACTAATGTATCGATACTATAGCTTAGGTATCACCCCAAGTATCAATGCTTTACTCAAAGAATCTATATTTTGGTCTAAGTATCTATACGTTCTTCAACGTGTCGATACTTTAcccttggtatcgataccaaaatgTCATTCAATGATTTCTTTTCAGTTTGGGTTAATTTGCCCAATTAGTCCTTCACCTTTTGTCTATTTAGCGTTGTTTGCTTAACCGTTTAAAACTATATCAATTCACCTATCTTCTTTGCATTTTTAATCTCTCATTCCATATTTCTAACATCTAACTCATATCCATGtataatatatcatataaattaaattttttaatatttataattaaattcaaattaaataaaaatattaattataaaaagaaaatgaaatagttTCTTTTTATCCAAACCCGAGCAAGCCAAGCTGGTGACGACCTGGCCTAAAAACTTGGAAGAGTATTGCCATCATTCTTTTTCATGTTTAATCCTCTCTTTTAATCTGATCTTCTACTTTCTTCCAAGGCATTTTTGTTTAGAAATGCCAATTGTGGTCACTATACGTTTCGTGTAGGGTCTTTTTTGGGTTACAATTGTTGAACAACTCAAATGCTATTCATTGCTTAAATATGGGCTTTTCTCCCCACAGTGGAACAACTCGAATCATCACCAAACATAAAAATCTGGTGACCGGTTGGCTTAGGATCAATCTCTTTGGAAACTCTATATATCTACATTACAACAACAGGAAGTTTTAGAAATCAATGATGGGTTCTCCTATGTTAAGATTGCGTTCCACTGTCCAAGGCAGGTCAAAGAGTTTGGCTGTGATGAACTTGAAAATCTTGTTCACATTGATGTTGTATGTAGCACTTGAAAAGAACACCGTCGCATTCAGAGCCTTGGCATATGCTCTTGCCTGTCATTGCCGTATAAATAAGAACCCAGTTAAGAAAATATTCTTAAGAGACAATAACGAACTTTATTGAGCATTGCAATCAGGACAACAAATCAAGGGTATAAACATATTCCAACTACAACTAAGAGAAAGACTCATTTCATATGTAGGGATTGTTGGTGTGCTTGAAATCTATGTTACTCGCCCCTAAAGTACTTGTATTCGATATTTGTTTTCTAACATAAGGATATGATTATGAGGTATGATACTCcaaggtaaaagtatcatggaagccCCTGTACTAAGAGTTAGATTgcccctttactcaaaaaataagtaaatcAATCTCTGTACATTTAAATCAAAGAGAAAATTGATCCTTTCAGttcaaattttaatcatttatactgttaaaaactggcgtAGTTGACAGGCATAGCTGACGGAATAACCAGACAAGTGCACATAGCATTGCACATGTACCTCATGTCAAGATACAAAGACCAGTTTTTAAccataaaaatggataaaatttttaactagaggactaatttgttctttgatactaatttgctcatttttttagtagaggggccAAATTCAATCCGAATCCTAATAtaagggcctccatggtacttatACCAGTATGCCGAATATCTTAACACTTGCAATAAAATTTAGATGACAGGATTTGGTGAAGGGTGAGAGACAACAATCTCCATAAAAAGGGGTGTTTTCGTCCCTTGATTTACTTCATTTGTTCtccaattttaattataaaacattGATTTGGTTGTTTTGAAAATTGTCCAAAGCAAGTGGAATATGTTTTTGGACATTTTGGCTAATGATTCAAAGGTTCAACAAGAACTGTGTAAAAGTTTACCTGACTAGCAATTGTCCACTGCAGATCTATGGGAAGTTGAATGAAATCATCGAATTTGGTTCCTATCATAATCAGTATTGCTGTCTGCACAATCGAAGTTTTTCATAAGAATGAGACATTTCGTCAAACATATAGTGACAGATCTTGAAACCTAGAACAGAAGCAATGAAAGTGAATACCTGATTCCATTTCCTGGCTTCTTGATACCAACTTATTACACTGCAACAACAGAATAAAGACCCCCATTTGAATTAGAATATTACCCACAATTTGAAGTGGCAGGGGCAGCCATTAAGCAATATTACAATAATTCATTCTCATTGTCGACTGAAATGGAGATATAGGAATGGATAATATGAGTACAGAGATATAGGAATGGATAATATGAGTACAGACTTGTTTAAAGTACACCTGCTTGTTAGATCAAACATGAAAAGGATTGCTACAGAGTCTTTGCAAGCCAGGGGAAGATGATCCTGAAATTTCTCAACCCCTGTTTTTCAATCggaaaagaaaatgaatagaTTGCTGATGCCATGAAAGCAAAAGTAAAAgggaaaacatgaaattttttgaaagaaaagaaatggaTTACCATCAACTTCCCAGATGCTGTAATAAATTCTTGCTCCACTCACAAAAAATGTTTTATCCATCAAATTCAACCCTTTCTCTTGACTGTCTTCTTGTTCATCATCATTCTCATCTCCAATGTATTTCATCTTCAAAAACCACGGCAAAATATGCATTTGAATAGGGTATTCAATTAAATTCTTTAAGTAAAAATAGATTAAGGTAATGGGGCTAACCAGAAAACTAGTTTTTCCAAT
This region includes:
- the LOC107918422 gene encoding septum-promoting GTP-binding protein 1 isoform X2 — translated: MTQFCPKMVKLNLRRRFQRRVLILRRCIRCFWDRFLMCSLGKPIKTRYRMLSSTSSSVHPPPSASVRPPPVCHHGRHDHKDSDLVPLKISLLGDSQIGKTSFLMKYIGDENDDEQEDSQEKGLNLMDKTFFVSGARIYYSIWEVDGVEKFQDHLPLACKDSVAILFMFDLTSSVISWYQEARKWNQTAILIMIGTKFDDFIQLPIDLQWTIASQARAYAKALNATVFFSSATYNINVNKIFKFITAKLFDLPWTVERNLNIGEPIIDF
- the LOC107918422 gene encoding septum-promoting GTP-binding protein 1 isoform X1 codes for the protein MTQFCPKMVKLNLRRRFQRRVLILRRCIRCFWDRFLMCSLGKPIKTRYRMLSSTSSSVHPPPSASVRPPPVCHHGRHDHKDSDLVPLKISLLGDSQIGKTSFLMKYIGDENDDEQEDSQEKGLNLMDKTFFVSGARIYYSIWEVDGVEKFQDHLPLACKDSVAILFMFDLTSRCTLNNVISWYQEARKWNQTAILIMIGTKFDDFIQLPIDLQWTIASQARAYAKALNATVFFSSATYNINVNKIFKFITAKLFDLPWTVERNLNIGEPIIDF